The Arachis hypogaea cultivar Tifrunner chromosome 19, arahy.Tifrunner.gnm2.J5K5, whole genome shotgun sequence genome has a window encoding:
- the LOC112777503 gene encoding NAC domain-containing protein 17 has translation MGAEAGATECFSKAMASMPGFRFHPTDEELVMYYLKRKICGKKLKLDVILETDVYKWDPEELPGISVLRTGDRQWFFFTHRDRKYPNGARSNRATRQGYWKATGKDRNVTCNSRSVGVKKTLVFYRGRAPNGERTDWVMHEYTMDEEELNRCQDIKDYFALYKLYKKSGPGPKNGEQYGAPFKEEEWADDECVDFNINSADREVVNTVPVNDQLPPLADDEVTDMINQILDNELALDQQFGDDLLEFPQVVAEETQSTVVDQFSEAVTDPEYNDIYHSTSQHYDAQNVNFNQSVASHLHAPEGSEVISTANIQVEDYNFQEDDFLEINDLNGSELTIPNMETPVENLQFEDGLCELDLFQDAEMFLRDLGPINEETIPHSYMNNAPGSNIENQNYHLLPNPEDTTQNVHEFWMHDERNTLSLFEGFDDSVSQQNPGAVCDSASFPTTEGYDNQSSIAEDVATSRFSSALWSFVESIPTTPASAAENALVNRALNRMSSFSRVKINIKPTNTAAGKDTATTKRVGRKGFSFLFFPILIALCAFLWVSLGTFRLLGRCIAP, from the exons ATGGGTGCTGAAGCTGGTGCAACTGAGTGTTTCAGTAAGGCCATGGCGTCGATGCCTGGGTTTCGGTTTCATCCCACGGATGAGGAGCTGGTTATGTACTATCTGAAGAGGAAGATATGTGGGAAGAAGCTGAAACTCGACGTGATTCTAGAAACCGATGTTTACAAGTGGGATCCTGAGGAATTGCCAG GGATCTCTGTACTGAGGACTGGAGATAGGCAATGGTTCTTTTTCACTCATAGAGATAGGAAGTATCCTAATGGTGCGAGGTCCAACCGAGCAACAAGGCAAGGTTACTGGAAAGCAACAGGAAAGGATCGTAATGTGACCTGCAATTCTCGGTCAGTTGGAGTGAAAAAGACTCTGGTTTTCTATAGAGGCAGAGCTCCTAATGGTGAGCGGACCGATTGGGTTATGCATGAATACACCATGGATGAAGAAGAGCTGAATAGGTGCCAGGATATTAAG GACTATTTTGCACTTTACAAGCTATACAAGAAAAGTGGACCTGGTCCTAAAAATGGAGAACAGTATGGTGCACCATTTAAAGAAGAGGAGTGGGCTGATGATGAATGTGTAGATTTCAATATTAACTCAGCAGATCGGGAGGTAGTAAATACTGTCCCTGTTAATGATCAGCTGCCTCCTTTGGCCGATGATGAAGTCACGGATATGATTAATCAAATTTTGGATAATGAGCTTGCCCTTGACCAGCAATTTGGTGACGACCTTCTTGAATTTCCTCAG GTTGTTGCTGAAGAAACACAAAGTACTGTGGTGGATCAGTTCTCTGAGGCAGTGACGGACCCCGAGTACAATGATATTTACCACTCAACCAGTCAGCACTATGATGCGCAGAATGTCAACTTCAATCAGTCGGTTGCATCTCACCTTCATGCCCCGGAAGGATCAGAAGTTATTTCTACTGCCAACATTCAAGTAGAAGACTATAACTTTCAGGAGGATGACTTCTTGGAAATCAACGATCTCAATGGTAGTGAACTTACAATTCCAAATATGGAAACACCAGTGGAGAACCTGCAGTTTGAAGATGGATTGTGTGAACTTGATCTGTTCCAAGATGCAGAGATGTTTCTTCGTGACTTGGGACCAATCAATGAGGAAACCATTCCACATTCATATATGAATAATGCCCCTGGAAGCAACATTGAAAATCAGAATTATCACTTGCTACCCAATCCAGAGGACACTACTCAAAATGTTCATGAATTTTGGATGCATGATGAAAGAAACACCCTGAGTCTGTTTGAAGGCTTTGATGATTCTGTCTCTCAACAAAATCCAG GTGCTGTATGTGACTCTGCCAGCTTTCCTACTACTGAAGGCTATGATAATCAAAGTAGCATTGCAGAAGATGTTGCTACAAGTAGATTCTCTTCGGCTCTCTGGTCCTTTGTTGAGTCAATACCTACCACTCCTGCATCAGCTGCGGAAAATGCTCTAGTGAATCGGGCTTTGAATCGAATGTCTAGCTTCAGCCGAGTGAAGATTAATATCAAGCCGACGAACACAGCTGCAGGTAAAGACACTGCAACTACGAAGAGAGTGGGCAGAAAAGGATTTTCATTCCTTTTCTTCCCAATTCTTATTGCTTTATGTGCTTTCTTATGGGTTTCTCTTGGAACTTTTAGATTATTAGGGAGATGCATCGCTCCTTGA
- the LOC112775363 gene encoding cleavage stimulating factor 64 — translation MASSQHRCVFVGNIPYDATEEQLIEICQEVGPVVSFRLVIDRETGKPKGYGFCEYKDEETALSARRNLQGYEINGRQLRVDFAENDKGNDRNREQGRGGPGLSANVDPQKHVGSSSVIQGDAAHHQPIGLHIAITAASVMTAALGGAQFGVQSAQNGLQSQSALAHDPLTLHLAKMSRNQLNEIISEVKAMATQNKDMARQLLLSRPQLPKALFQAQIMLGMVTSQVLQMPNLKMVSEQASQSSVNEGQLGQPALVQTLSGLPQSLGQSTLQPGLTPYVQESQANVMPHNPLVPNQLNAHPRPPLQPRVPLQQHSINHVGQLGTLSGQSNLMPPSARPQSLGGLSMRPSVQSSMSTAPNQQRHAPLPPHSALVGSSTVGHNIQMVRPDASFQPSPSVSSGIPHLISKEGDRSAYSNMPLGVEKTNMVHGLSESLGRPSKLMKLDDGRSTPFPFADVPVTNGSSHILGSNSLPALAAPKTEVPAQLPADVESALLQQVLNLTPEQLSSLPPEQQQQVIQLQQALRRDQMQSS, via the exons ATGGCCTCCTCCCAGCATCGCTGCGTTTTCG TTGGCAATATACCATATGATGCCACAGAGGAACAGCTTATTGAAATCTGCCAGGAGGTTGGTCCTGTAGTCTCATTCAG ATTAGTTAttgatagagaaactgggaagccAAAGGGTTATGGGTTCTGTGAGTATAAGGATGAAGAGACAGCTTTGAGTGCTCGGCGGAATCTTCAGGGTTATGAAATTAACGGGCGGCAATTGCGTGTTGATTTTGCTGAAAATGATAAAGGGAATGATAGAAATAGAGAGCAG GGTCGTGGAGGGCCTGGACTGTCAGCAAATGTTG ACCCTCAGAAACATGTAGGAAGCAGCTCAGTTATCCAAGGGGATGCTGCTCATCATCAACCTATTGGTCTCCATATTGCCATAACAGCTGCGTCTGTCATGACAGCAGCTCTAGGTGGGGCTCAGTTTGGCGTCCAGTCGGCTCAAAATGGTTTGCAGAGTCAGTCAGCATTGGCACATGATCCGTTAACTCTGCACCTTGCTAAAATGTCAAGGAATCAGTTAAATGAGATAATCTCTGAGGTCAAG GCAATGGCTACACAGAATAAGGACATGGCTCGGCAACTGTTGCTTTCAAGACCACAGTTGCCAAAGGCTCTTTTTCAG GCTCAGATAATGCTAGGAATGGTGACCTCCCAAGTG TTACAAATGCCAAACCTTAAGATGGTTTCGGAGCAGGCCTCACAATCTTCAGTAAATGAAGGCCAGCTAGGTCAGCCGGCATTAGTTCAGACTCTGTCTGGCCTACCCCAGAGCTTGGGACAGAGTACATTGCAGCCTGGTTTGACACCTTATGTTCAAGAAAGTCAAGCGAACGTCATGCCCCATAATCCTTTGGTTCCTAATCAATTGAATGCACATCCAAGGCCTCCGTTGCAGCCTAGAGTGCCACTTCAACAACATTCAATCAACCATGTTGGACAGTTGGGAACGCTGTCAGGGCAGTCAAATTTAATGCCTCCTTCAGCACGACCCCAGTCATTGGGGGGTTTGTCTATGAGGCCCTCAGTTCAATCTTCAATGTCGACTGCCCCGAACCAGCAAAGGCATGCCCCTTTGCCACCACATTCAGCACTTGTTGGAAGCTCAACTGTAGGACATAATATTCAAATGGTTCGACCAGATGCAAGCTTTCAG CCTAGCCCCTCTGTATCATCAGGAATTCCTCACTTAATTAGTAAGGAAGGTGATAGATCTGCATATTCAAACATGCCTTTGGGAGTAGAGAAAACAAATATGGTTCATGGTTTGTCTGAATCGTTGGGTCGCCCTTCAAAGCTCATGAAATTGGATGACGGAAGGAGTACGCCTTTTCCTTTTGCTGATGTGCCTGTGACCAATGGTTCATCCCACATTCTTGGAAGCAACTCGTTGCCTGCTCTTGCAGCTCCTAAAACAGAAGTGCCTGCTCAG CTTCCAGCAGATGTAGAGTCTGCTTTACTGCAACAAGTGTTGAATCTAACACCGGAGCAATTGAGTTCGCTGCCGCCAGAGCAGCAACAACAGGTCATTCAGCTCCAGCAGGCTCTACGGCGAGATCAGATGCAGTCCTCATAG
- the LOC112779064 gene encoding pyruvate, phosphate dikinase, chloroplastic-like, protein MMQVVVVGYKVLRKGEWISLNGSTGEVILGQQLLSLLTLCDDLATFMSWADEIRHLKTMANVDTLADALTARQNGAHGIGPCRTKHMISDFEGIFRAMDGLLVTIRLLDPPLYELILEGELHHIVRELTSETGINEEEIFSRIEKLSEVNPMLGYRGCRLGISSYLELTEMQVRAIFEAVISMSNHDIKGLPEIMVPLVGTPQELKHQVSLIRNVAVKVFSETGSSLSYKVGTMIEVPRATLIANELAVTWPACHRRVQISFSVVTDGRNVPEGRI, encoded by the exons ATGATGCAAGTAGTGGTAGTTGGGTATAAGGTTCTCCGGAAAGGAGAATGGATATCACTTAATGGGTCCACCGGTGAGGTGATACTAGGACAGCAACTACTTTCTCTTCTAACTCTATGTGATGATCTGGCAACCTTCATGTCTTGGGCTGATGAAATAAGGCATCTGAAG ACAATGGCGAATGTTGACACACTTGCAGATGCACTAACAGCTAGACAGAATGGTGCCCATGGAATTGGACCGTGCAGGACCAAACAcatg ATATCAGATTTCGAGGGGATCTTCCGTGCAATGGACGGTCTCTTGGTGACAATCCGATTGTTGGATCCTCCACTTTATGAGCTTATTCTTGAGGGTGAGTTGCATCACATTGTCAGGGAGCTAACTTCGGAGACAGGAATCAATGAAGAAGAAATCTTCTCTAGGATTGAAAAACTATCAGAAGTGAATCCCATGCTTGGTTACCGAGGCTGCAG GCTAGGAATATCATCATACCTAGAACTAACTGAGATGCAAGTTCGTGCAATCTTTGAGGCTGTAATTTCAATGAGTAACCATGACATTAAAGGTCTGCCAGAAATAATGGTTCCACTTGTCGGTACACCTCAG GAGTTGAAGCACCAAGTGAGTTTAATAAGAAATGTTGCTGTGAAAGTGTTCTCTGAGACGGGTTCCTCTCTAAGCTATAAAGTAGGAACCATGATCGAGGTCCCTAGAGCTACTTTGATTGCAAATGAG CTAGCTGTTACCTGGCCAGCATGTCACAGAAGAGTCCAGATCAGCTTTTCGGTGGTGACAGATGGACGAAATGTGCCGGAAGGACGAATCTGA